DNA sequence from the Shewanella piezotolerans WP3 genome:
AATTCATCCATACCTAGGATCGCAATAATATCTTTCAGCTCTTTGTAGCGCTGAAGTACGGTTTGAACACCGTTAGCAACATCGTAATGCTCTTGGCCAACAACCTGTGGATCTAACTGACGTGAAGTCGAATCCAATGGGTCAACCGCTGGGTAAATACCCAGAGAAGCAATGTTACGTGACAATACAACAGTCGCATCTAAGTGAGCGAAGGTTGTTGCTGGTGATGGATCCGTTAAGTCATCCGCAGGTACGTATACGGCTTGAACAGAGGTAATAGACCCTGTCTTAGTCGATGTAATACGCTCCTGAAGTACACCCATCTCTTCAGCCAATGTTGGCTGGTAACCTACTGCTGATGGCATACGGCCTAGCAGTGCAGATACTTCAGTACCTGCCAAGGTGTAACGATAGATGTTATCAACGAAGAAAAGTACATCTTTACCTTCGTCACGGAACTTCTCGGCCATAGTTAGACCAGTTAGTGCCACACGTAGACGGTTTCCTGGAGGCTCGTTCATCTGACCATATACCATGGCCACTTTATCGAGAACACCTGAATCTTCCATCTCGTAGTAGAAGTCGTTACCCTCACGAGTACGCTCACCTACACCAGCGAAAACTGATAAACCAGAGTGTGCTTTAGCGATGTTGTTAATAAGTTCCATCATGTTGACGGTCTTACCAACACCAGCACCACCAAACAAACCAACTTTACCACCCTTAGCGAATGGACATACAAGGTCAATAACCTTGATACCAGTCTCTAAAAGTTCAGTGGTGTTTGACTGATCTTCGTATGAAGGAGCTTCACGGTGGATCACATAGCGATCTTCTTCACCGATAGGGCCAGCTTCATCTACTGGTTGACCCAATACGTTCATAATACGGCCAAGGGTTTTTTCCCCAACCGGAACAGTAATTGGTGAACCAGAGTTTACAACCTCAAGGCCACGACGCAGACCATCTGAAGAACCCATAGCGATGGTACGAACTACACCACCACCTAGTTGTTGCTGAACTTCCAGCACCAAGCCTTCACTTTTGATCTCTAGAGCGTCATATACCTGAGGTACGGCATCATGTGGAAACTCAACGTCCACAACCGCGCCAATTACTTGGACAACAGTACCTGTGCTCATGATTAATCCTCTAAAACTTGTATTCGTTACCTAGCCTAAACGGCGGCGGCACCTGAAACAATTTCCGACAGTTCTTGCGTAATAGCAGCCTGACGGGCCTTGTTATAGACCAACTCCAAGTCACTGATAAGTTCACCAGCGTTGTCTGTCGCAGCTTTCATAGCAACCATACGGGCTGCTTGCTCAGATGCGATGTTTTCAACAACACCTTGGTAAACTTGAGACTCCACATAACGAACCAACAATGTATCCAAAAGTTCTTTTGGATCTGGCTCGTATAAGTAGTCCCAGTGATGAGAAATCTCATCTTCTTCTGACTTAGGCAAAGGTAGCAGCTGCTCGATCACTGGGGTTTGAGTCATAGTATTAACGAACTTGTTAAATACTACGTACAAACGATCCAGCTTGCCTTCGTTGTATGCTTCTAGCATGACACGTACTGTTCCGATCAAGTCAGTTAACGACGGAGCGTCACCTAAACCTGAAGCGTGAGCAGAAACCTGTCCGCCAAAGCTATTGAAGAATTGTACGCTGCGTGCGCCAATTGGGCAGAATTCAACTTCTGCACCGGCTTCACGTTGCTTCTTCACGTCTGCGACAACCTTTTTGAAAAGGTTAACGTTCAGACCACCACAAAGACCACGGTCGGTTGACACTACAATGTAACCAACACGCTTGGCTTCTCGCACTTCCAAATAAGGATGCTTATATTCGAGAGAACCTTGCGCCACGTGACCGATCACCTTACGCATATTTTCTGCATATGGACGACTTGATGCCATGCGATCTTGTGCTTTACGCATTTTACTCGCGGCAACCATCTCCATTGCAGACGTGATCTTCTGAGTGTTTTGAACACTCGCGATCTTGGTTTTAATCTCTTTAGCGTTGGCCATCTTTACTCTCCAATTCTGGACCTGAGGTGCCTAAGGCACCTCTAATTTTTACCAGGTTTGGGTTTCTACGAACTTGTCCAAGCTAGCCTTCAACTCACCTTCGATGTCGGCATTATAGTTGCCAGTCTCGTTGATGGTCTTCATTAGGTCAGCATGTTCACTGTTCATGAAAGAGAGCAGAGACGCTTCGAAATCACCGATCTTGTTCAGCTCAACACTCTTCAAGTAACCTTTTTCAGCTGCGAAAATAGACACAGACTGATCGGCAATACTCATTGGAGCATATTGCTTTTGCTTCATTAGTTCGGTAACACGCTCACCATGCTCAAGTTGAGCACGAGTTGCATCATCTAAGTCAGATGCAAACTGTGAGAACGCTGCAAGCTCTCGATACTGTGCAAGCGCGGTACGAATACCACCAGACAGTTTCTTGATGATCTTAGTCTGAGCCGCACCACCAACACGAGAAACCGAAATACCTGGGTTAACAGCAGGACGTAGCCCTGAGTTAAATAGGTCAGTTTCAAGGAAGATCTGACCATCGGTAATCGAAATTACGTTAGTCGGTACGAATGCAGATACGTCACCAGCTTGAGTTTCAATAATTGGTAGAGCAGTCAAAGAACCAGTTTGGCCTTTAACTTCACCTTTAGTGAACTTCTCAACATACTCGGCGTTAACACGTGAAGAACGTTCTAACAGACGAGAGTGAAGATAGAATACATCACCTGGGTATGCTTCACGTCCTGGTGGACGTTTTAGCAACAATGAAATCTGACGGTAAGCAACAGCTTGCTTAGACAGATCATCATATACGATTAGTGAGTCTTCACCGCGGTCACGGAAATATTCACCCATTGTACAACCAGAGTATGGAGCCAAGTATTGTAGTGCAGCAGCTTCAGAAGCTGTAGCAACAACAACAATGGTGTTCGCCAAAGCGCCGTGCTCTTCAAGCTTGCGTACTACGTTAGCAATAGTAGAAGCCTTTTGGCCTACCGCTACGTATACACACTTAATGCCTGAATCTTTTTGGTTGATAATTGCATCGATCGCAAGAGCGGTTTTACCGATCTGACGGTCACCAATGATCAATTCACGCTGGCCACGACCGATTGGGATCATGGAGTCAACAGCTTTATAACCAGTTTGTACTGGTTGGTCTACTGACTTACGCTCAATTACACCTGGTGCAATTACTTCAACAGGAGAGAAACCATCACTATCGATAGGTCCTTTACCGTCAATTGGTTCACCTAGCGTGTTGACTACACGGCCTAAAAGACCACGGCCAACAGGTACTTCCAAAATACGGCCTGTTGTTTTAACTTTGTCGCCTTCTGCCAAAGTGGCATAAGGGCCCATTACTACGGCACCGACAGAATCGCGTTCTAAGTTCAACGCGATTGCAAAACGGTTACCAGGCAGCTCGATCATTTCACCTTGCATCACGTCGGCTAGGCCGTGGATGCGGATGATGCCGTCACTTACTGCAACGATAGTACCTTCGTTGCGAGCTTCACTAACGACTTCGAACTGCTCGATCCGCTGTTTAATCAGATCGCTGATTTCAGTGGAATTCAGTTGCATGCTCAAACTCCCAATTACGACTGCAGCGTATCAGACAGACGCGAAATTTTTCCGCGGACCGAGCCATCTATGACTAGGTCTCCTGCCGTGATAATTACACCAGCAATAAGGCTGGCATCTATGCTGCAATTCAGCTTAACTTTGCGTGCTAGACGTTTCTCTAAAGAAGCGCTCATTTCCTGTTGTTGCTCAGAGGTAAGCTCTGTAGCTGAAACGACTTGCGCTTCAACTTCCTTCGCATACTCATGTTGCATCTCAACAAATAGTTGAGCAACAGCTGGTAGCACTACTAAACGACCGTTTTCAGCCATTACCTTTAACAGGTTCTGAGCTTGCTCATTGATCTGCTCACCACAAACTCCAATAAAGAGTTCAGCAAGCTGATTACTGGCTAAAGAGCCAGACAATAGAGGCTGCATCGTTTCGTTTTCACTAACTAATGCAGCAAAATTAAGCATTTCTACCCAATTTTCTATTGCGTTTTGTTCAAGAGCAAAGTCAAAAGCTGCCTTTGCGTAAGGACGAGCGATGGTGGTTATTTCAGCCATAACTCAAACTCCTTATTTAAAGTTCAGCAACTAGTTTATTAACTATGTCACTGTGGGCGGCTTCATCAATCGAACGTTCAAGAATTTTTTCTGCGCCAGCAATAGCTAGTACAGCAACTTGCTTACGCAAGTCTTCTTTTACGCGATTACGTTCAGCTTCAATTTCTGCTTGACCTTGAGCGATAATTTTAGCGCGCTCAGTGTCAGCTTCGGCTTTAGCTTCATCAACGATTTGAGCTTTGCGTTTGTTCGCAGACTCAATAATTTCGTTAGCAGTCGCTTTTGCATCTTTTAGTTGGTCAGTGGCTTTCGCCTGTGCCAACTCAAGGTCTTTCACGGCACGGTCAGCATCGGCTAGACCGTCGGCAATCCTTTTTTGGCGTTCTTCGATGGCATTCATCAAAGGAGGCCAAACAAACTTCATGCAAAACCACACGAAGATAATAAAGGCAACCGTCTGACCGAGTAGGGTAGCGTTGATATTCACAACAGCCTCCTATTAAGTTTAAAGACAGAAGCGTTTATTAAAGCATTGCACCAAGAGGGTTAGTAAATAGCATGAATAATGCAATACCAACACCGATCATAGTTACGGCGTCCAAAAGACCCGCTACGATGAACATTTTAACTTGTAGCATAGGAGCCATTTCTGGTTGACGCGCAGCGCCTTCCAAGAACTTGCCACCTAGTAGGCCGAAACCGATAGCAGTACCTAACGCACCCATACCAATCAACAGAGCAACAGCAATAGCTGTCATGCCTAATACAGTTTCCATCTCTATCTCCAATATTCTAAATCTTTGTTATTAATGATTTAGTTTAAAAATTTCTACAGCAGTCCTTAATGATCTTCATGCGCCATGCTTAAGTAAACAATGGTCAACATCATGAAGATAAACGCTTGTAAAGTGATAACCAAAATATGGAAAATTAACCAGCCTAGTTGTAATGTTACACCTAGAGTAGATAACGCCCAGTTAGCACCGTACATCAACGCAATAAGGATGAAAATCAACTCACCCGCATACAAGTTACCAAACAAACGCAGTGCCAATGAGATTGGCTTAGCGATTAAAGTAACCGTTTCTAGCAGGAAGTTGACGGGTATCATTGCCCAATGGTTAAAAGGCTGCATGGTCAGTTCTTTAACAAAACCTGAAACGCCTTTGACTTTAATGCTGTAATAAATAATCAGCAAGAACACACCAATAGCCATACTAAAGGTAATGTTTAAGTCTGTCGTTGGTACAACTTTCATGTAAGGGATACCAGCAGCCATCGCTAGTTCAGGGATCCAGTCAACTGGAACCATATCCATGAAGTTCATCATGAATACCCAAACAAAAATCGTTAATGCCAACGGAGCAATAACAGGGTTGCGGCCATGGAAGGTCTCCTTAACGCTATTGTCAACGAACTCAACTATCATCTCGACAAAACACTGAAGTTTGCCGGGAACACCGGTAGTTGCTTTCTTGCCAACGCTATGGAATAGCCACAAGAACAAAACACCAAGCCCAACCGAAAAGAACAACGAATCAATGTGCCATGTCCAGAAGCCTTCGCCAACACTT
Encoded proteins:
- the atpD gene encoding F0F1 ATP synthase subunit beta, which produces MSTGTVVQVIGAVVDVEFPHDAVPQVYDALEIKSEGLVLEVQQQLGGGVVRTIAMGSSDGLRRGLEVVNSGSPITVPVGEKTLGRIMNVLGQPVDEAGPIGEEDRYVIHREAPSYEDQSNTTELLETGIKVIDLVCPFAKGGKVGLFGGAGVGKTVNMMELINNIAKAHSGLSVFAGVGERTREGNDFYYEMEDSGVLDKVAMVYGQMNEPPGNRLRVALTGLTMAEKFRDEGKDVLFFVDNIYRYTLAGTEVSALLGRMPSAVGYQPTLAEEMGVLQERITSTKTGSITSVQAVYVPADDLTDPSPATTFAHLDATVVLSRNIASLGIYPAVDPLDSTSRQLDPQVVGQEHYDVANGVQTVLQRYKELKDIIAILGMDELSDEDKTTVFRARKIEKYLSQPFFVAEVFTGSPGKYVSLKDTIRGFKGILDGEFDHLPEQAFYMVGSIDEAVEKANKK
- the atpG gene encoding F0F1 ATP synthase subunit gamma — translated: MANAKEIKTKIASVQNTQKITSAMEMVAASKMRKAQDRMASSRPYAENMRKVIGHVAQGSLEYKHPYLEVREAKRVGYIVVSTDRGLCGGLNVNLFKKVVADVKKQREAGAEVEFCPIGARSVQFFNSFGGQVSAHASGLGDAPSLTDLIGTVRVMLEAYNEGKLDRLYVVFNKFVNTMTQTPVIEQLLPLPKSEEDEISHHWDYLYEPDPKELLDTLLVRYVESQVYQGVVENIASEQAARMVAMKAATDNAGELISDLELVYNKARQAAITQELSEIVSGAAAV
- the atpA gene encoding F0F1 ATP synthase subunit alpha, with protein sequence MQLNSTEISDLIKQRIEQFEVVSEARNEGTIVAVSDGIIRIHGLADVMQGEMIELPGNRFAIALNLERDSVGAVVMGPYATLAEGDKVKTTGRILEVPVGRGLLGRVVNTLGEPIDGKGPIDSDGFSPVEVIAPGVIERKSVDQPVQTGYKAVDSMIPIGRGQRELIIGDRQIGKTALAIDAIINQKDSGIKCVYVAVGQKASTIANVVRKLEEHGALANTIVVVATASEAAALQYLAPYSGCTMGEYFRDRGEDSLIVYDDLSKQAVAYRQISLLLKRPPGREAYPGDVFYLHSRLLERSSRVNAEYVEKFTKGEVKGQTGSLTALPIIETQAGDVSAFVPTNVISITDGQIFLETDLFNSGLRPAVNPGISVSRVGGAAQTKIIKKLSGGIRTALAQYRELAAFSQFASDLDDATRAQLEHGERVTELMKQKQYAPMSIADQSVSIFAAEKGYLKSVELNKIGDFEASLLSFMNSEHADLMKTINETGNYNADIEGELKASLDKFVETQTW
- the atpH gene encoding F0F1 ATP synthase subunit delta, translated to MAEITTIARPYAKAAFDFALEQNAIENWVEMLNFAALVSENETMQPLLSGSLASNQLAELFIGVCGEQINEQAQNLLKVMAENGRLVVLPAVAQLFVEMQHEYAKEVEAQVVSATELTSEQQQEMSASLEKRLARKVKLNCSIDASLIAGVIITAGDLVIDGSVRGKISRLSDTLQS
- the atpF gene encoding F0F1 ATP synthase subunit B — encoded protein: MNINATLLGQTVAFIIFVWFCMKFVWPPLMNAIEERQKRIADGLADADRAVKDLELAQAKATDQLKDAKATANEIIESANKRKAQIVDEAKAEADTERAKIIAQGQAEIEAERNRVKEDLRKQVAVLAIAGAEKILERSIDEAAHSDIVNKLVAEL
- the atpE gene encoding F0F1 ATP synthase subunit C, encoding METVLGMTAIAVALLIGMGALGTAIGFGLLGGKFLEGAARQPEMAPMLQVKMFIVAGLLDAVTMIGVGIALFMLFTNPLGAML
- the atpB gene encoding F0F1 ATP synthase subunit A; this encodes MAATGEALTPQGYIQHHLTNLSVGEGFWTWHIDSLFFSVGLGVLFLWLFHSVGKKATTGVPGKLQCFVEMIVEFVDNSVKETFHGRNPVIAPLALTIFVWVFMMNFMDMVPVDWIPELAMAAGIPYMKVVPTTDLNITFSMAIGVFLLIIYYSIKVKGVSGFVKELTMQPFNHWAMIPVNFLLETVTLIAKPISLALRLFGNLYAGELIFILIALMYGANWALSTLGVTLQLGWLIFHILVITLQAFIFMMLTIVYLSMAHEDH